One genomic region from Fictibacillus marinisediminis encodes:
- a CDS encoding M14 family metallopeptidase, whose translation MKKNLVIFMLAMLIFLSGIAPEASAASMVNPIQTYTYTEMTRDIKALAKKYPDLIQYRSLGKSPYGREIWAVKLGKGDATVFYNASHHAREWLGTNIVMEMIDQYSSSYASKKKFDGYDVRALLNDVSIWFVPMVNPDGVTLQQQGVSAFPKSVQSKLIKMNKGSRNFKHWKANGQGIDLNRQYPAGWNLLSKRISGPASQNYNGKKPLETIETKLMYDFTYFVDPEATISYHTSGRILYWHYRTKKENYSRDYTMAKAIGSMTGYRLVAPSNSASGGGYKDWFVSSFGRPGFTPELSYHVGETNVPVSMISEEWRRNKKVGLYVANEGRKLWEKKIKKVNMPITTFDSINLYDRPGAAYKTIAVFKPQKVTVIAVKGNYFRLNTASGKKWIPQDHYLKGSYNVIDLVKKPKSLLLKEKTQLYSLPATSKKYAKTLPAGEAKAIKEAGNWYGVQTKYGLKWIPKSKTADFNPKTVSLEKTTEADTAVYILPLDSNNSTVTIPKETAISITKEWNSWQYVSSPAYKGWIKK comes from the coding sequence ATGAAAAAGAACCTAGTGATTTTCATGCTGGCTATGCTTATTTTCCTATCCGGCATTGCGCCAGAGGCTTCAGCAGCAAGCATGGTGAATCCGATTCAAACGTATACATACACAGAAATGACGAGGGACATAAAAGCTCTTGCCAAAAAATATCCAGATCTGATTCAATACCGTTCTCTTGGCAAAAGTCCGTACGGCCGGGAAATCTGGGCCGTTAAACTTGGAAAGGGAGATGCCACTGTTTTCTACAATGCTTCCCACCATGCCAGGGAATGGCTCGGCACCAACATTGTTATGGAAATGATCGACCAATACAGCAGCTCGTATGCCAGCAAGAAAAAGTTTGATGGCTATGATGTTCGAGCTCTATTAAATGATGTTTCCATCTGGTTTGTGCCTATGGTGAATCCCGACGGAGTTACTCTTCAGCAGCAGGGAGTCTCTGCTTTTCCGAAATCCGTACAAAGCAAGCTGATCAAAATGAATAAAGGAAGCAGAAACTTTAAGCACTGGAAAGCGAACGGCCAGGGCATTGATCTAAACCGCCAATATCCTGCAGGATGGAACCTTCTTTCCAAGCGCATCAGCGGGCCAGCTTCCCAAAATTACAATGGAAAGAAGCCGCTTGAAACGATTGAAACAAAGCTCATGTATGACTTTACCTATTTTGTCGATCCGGAAGCTACCATTTCCTATCATACATCGGGAAGAATACTGTACTGGCATTATCGTACGAAAAAAGAAAACTACAGCCGCGATTATACGATGGCAAAAGCGATTGGTTCGATGACCGGCTACCGCCTTGTAGCTCCTAGCAATTCGGCCAGCGGAGGGGGCTATAAAGACTGGTTTGTGTCATCATTCGGCCGCCCGGGGTTTACACCTGAACTCAGCTATCACGTCGGGGAAACCAATGTGCCGGTTAGCATGATATCCGAAGAATGGCGCCGAAACAAAAAGGTGGGTCTATACGTTGCAAATGAAGGACGAAAGCTGTGGGAAAAGAAAATTAAGAAAGTAAACATGCCGATCACAACCTTTGATTCGATCAATTTGTATGACCGCCCAGGAGCAGCCTATAAAACAATAGCAGTATTCAAGCCGCAAAAGGTAACGGTGATTGCCGTGAAAGGAAACTATTTCAGGCTGAACACAGCATCGGGTAAAAAGTGGATCCCTCAGGATCACTACTTAAAAGGGTCCTATAACGTCATTGATCTTGTAAAAAAACCAAAGTCTCTTCTATTAAAAGAAAAGACCCAGCTGTACAGTCTGCCAGCCACCAGCAAGAAATACGCAAAAACTCTTCCGGCAGGTGAAGCAAAAGCAATTAAAGAAGCCGGAAACTGGTACGGCGTACAAACGAAATACGGCTTAAAGTGGATTCCAAAAAGCAAAACAGCGGACTTTAACCCAAAGACCGTATCCTTGGAAAAAACAACAGAAGCTGACACTGCAGTGTATATCTTACCATTGGATTCAAACAACTCAACTGTTACTATTCCTAAAGAAACAGCGATTTCCATCACAAAAGAATGGAACAGCTGGCAATATGTAAGCTCCCCGGCCTATAAAGGCTGGATTAAAAAATAA
- a CDS encoding M14 family metallopeptidase, producing the protein MKKTLFALVLAVLVGLSGFSFTPSAAAASYVNPIQTYTYSEMTTDMKQLAKAYPDLVQYRALGKTKYGRTVYAIKLGKGDATVFYNASHHAREWITTNIAMEMVDAYSDAYKKNTTYQGYNVRNLLNDVSIWIVPMVNPDGVTLQQSGLKEFPKSAHAGLIKMNKGSKNFKRWKANAQGIDLNRQYPSGWSQIPRSEAPKPSYQMYKGTKPLEAPEVKLLYNFTSYVNPEATISYHTSGRILYWHYLNKKANYNRDYAMAKEFAAMTKYKLVKANNDEKGGGYKDWFITQFGRPGLTPELSYHVGETNPPVSVINEEWNRNRKAALYVANEGKKLWEKKFTKTNTTITTFAPFNLYDRPSSTYKTNTKLKAQKLTAIGTKGSYFRISTKDYGKKWILKDNYVTGTVTDFHTKPKTFLVKEATPLYYSPIASKKTTSKLYAGEVQAIKSYGSYYAVKTKFNYDLWIKKDSNTVDFNPTVVNQQVELKADTPLYSLPIEAKKTTTTLKPQTVKATKKWSNWLYVEGTEGKGWIQQNQ; encoded by the coding sequence ATGAAAAAAACATTATTCGCTCTAGTACTGGCTGTTCTTGTCGGCCTGTCTGGCTTCAGCTTTACGCCATCGGCTGCGGCAGCCAGCTATGTTAACCCGATTCAGACCTATACATACTCAGAAATGACAACGGATATGAAGCAGCTTGCAAAAGCTTATCCGGACCTTGTTCAATACCGTGCACTCGGCAAAACAAAGTACGGCCGAACCGTCTATGCGATTAAGCTGGGAAAAGGGGACGCCACGGTATTCTACAATGCCTCTCACCACGCACGCGAATGGATCACAACGAACATCGCCATGGAAATGGTGGATGCTTACAGTGATGCTTACAAGAAAAATACAACCTACCAAGGCTACAACGTTCGCAATCTATTAAATGATGTATCGATCTGGATCGTACCGATGGTTAATCCAGACGGGGTTACCCTTCAGCAATCAGGATTAAAAGAATTTCCAAAGTCTGCACATGCCGGCCTCATCAAAATGAACAAAGGAAGCAAAAACTTCAAGCGCTGGAAAGCCAACGCGCAGGGTATTGACCTCAATCGCCAGTATCCTTCCGGCTGGTCCCAGATTCCGCGAAGCGAAGCACCGAAGCCTTCCTATCAAATGTACAAAGGAACAAAGCCGCTTGAGGCACCTGAAGTAAAGCTTCTCTATAACTTCACGTCCTATGTTAACCCGGAAGCGACCATTTCTTATCATACATCCGGACGCATCCTTTACTGGCACTATCTAAATAAAAAAGCAAACTATAACCGTGATTACGCGATGGCCAAGGAATTCGCGGCCATGACCAAATACAAGCTCGTTAAAGCGAACAACGATGAAAAGGGTGGAGGCTACAAAGACTGGTTCATCACGCAATTCGGCCGTCCTGGCTTAACACCGGAACTGAGCTATCATGTTGGTGAGACCAATCCTCCGGTATCCGTGATCAATGAGGAGTGGAACCGAAACCGTAAAGCAGCTCTTTATGTAGCAAATGAAGGAAAGAAGTTGTGGGAGAAGAAGTTTACAAAAACGAACACAACGATCACAACGTTCGCGCCATTTAACCTGTACGACCGTCCAAGTTCCACTTACAAAACAAACACAAAGCTAAAAGCGCAAAAGCTGACGGCGATCGGTACAAAGGGCAGCTATTTTAGAATCAGCACAAAAGATTACGGAAAAAAGTGGATTCTAAAAGATAACTATGTAACAGGCACTGTCACTGATTTTCATACGAAGCCAAAAACATTCCTTGTAAAAGAAGCAACACCGCTTTACTATTCTCCAATTGCATCCAAGAAAACAACAAGCAAACTTTATGCAGGTGAAGTTCAAGCCATTAAATCATATGGCAGCTATTACGCGGTCAAGACGAAGTTCAATTATGACCTCTGGATCAAGAAGGACAGCAATACAGTAGACTTCAATCCGACAGTCGTGAACCAGCAAGTTGAGCTAAAAGCGGATACACCGCTGTATTCCCTGCCGATCGAAGCAAAGAAAACGACAACCACCCTTAAGCCGCAAACAGTGAAAGCTACGAAAAAATGGAGCAACTGGCTTTATGTAGAAGGAACAGAAGGCAAGGGCTGGATACAACAGAATCAATAG
- a CDS encoding L,D-transpeptidase family protein, with protein sequence MKKFLSLLVLGIFAFCSFTPSYAVSMPSHQKDLLKKVYKEKKAKQAVFVTADKADKFTAKITAYEYVKGKWVKKYSMPAVIGKNGISPKKKEGDGKSPAGIFYIGQSFGTVKKPSGVDLPYTKTDQYDYWVDDVTSRDYNKWIVYKGDPEKRWKSFERMKLEPLYHYGAVIEYNTHPIVKGAGSAIFFHVWRASDKPTAGCTAVSQENVVKLLKWMDPAKKPVFIQGTVKQMKDMY encoded by the coding sequence ATGAAGAAGTTTCTGAGTTTACTAGTTTTAGGAATCTTTGCGTTTTGTTCGTTCACTCCTTCGTATGCAGTTTCCATGCCTTCTCATCAAAAAGACTTGCTTAAAAAAGTGTATAAAGAGAAGAAGGCAAAACAGGCAGTATTTGTGACAGCGGACAAGGCAGACAAATTCACGGCCAAAATCACGGCATATGAGTATGTAAAGGGAAAATGGGTGAAGAAATACTCCATGCCCGCTGTAATCGGGAAAAACGGCATCAGTCCGAAGAAAAAAGAAGGTGATGGAAAGTCCCCCGCTGGCATCTTTTATATCGGCCAAAGCTTTGGAACAGTTAAGAAACCTTCCGGCGTGGATCTTCCTTACACAAAAACTGATCAGTACGACTACTGGGTCGACGATGTGACATCCAGGGATTACAACAAATGGATCGTGTACAAAGGGGATCCAGAAAAGCGCTGGAAGTCCTTTGAACGCATGAAGCTTGAGCCGCTTTATCATTACGGTGCAGTCATCGAGTACAATACACATCCGATTGTTAAAGGAGCTGGAAGTGCGATCTTCTTCCATGTTTGGAGAGCGTCGGACAAACCGACAGCCGGCTGTACGGCAGTGTCGCAAGAGAATGTGGTGAAGCTGCTTAAATGGATGGATCCAGCCAAGAAACCAGTGTTCATTCAAGGGACAGTGAAACAGATGAAGGATATGTATTAA
- a CDS encoding VanZ family protein yields MKRFLFYWLPVLLVAGGIFYSSATPYEKQDMRPTLSHYLDHKMIANFFSSAVFQYSGEEVSVQALGPAGFVEFLIRKLAHFSVYLLLAFLLFRVLRFYFNRGKTFILSWVLTVAYAASDEIHQHFTAGRSPHVEDVMIDATGGLVGIMIAVLIYWRHFRRKAY; encoded by the coding sequence ATGAAACGCTTTTTATTTTATTGGCTGCCGGTCCTTTTAGTAGCCGGCGGTATTTTTTACTCTTCAGCCACGCCTTATGAAAAACAGGACATGCGGCCAACGCTCTCGCATTATTTGGACCATAAAATGATCGCAAATTTCTTCTCGTCCGCCGTGTTTCAATATTCCGGTGAAGAAGTCAGTGTCCAGGCACTCGGCCCGGCTGGATTTGTAGAGTTCCTCATCCGGAAATTGGCTCATTTCTCAGTTTATCTTTTGTTAGCCTTTCTTTTGTTCAGAGTGCTGCGCTTTTATTTTAATAGAGGAAAGACGTTCATCCTGTCGTGGGTCCTGACAGTAGCCTATGCGGCATCGGATGAAATCCACCAGCATTTTACCGCGGGGCGTTCACCGCATGTGGAAGATGTTATGATTGATGCAACCGGCGGATTAGTGGGCATCATGATTGCGGTGCTGATTTACTGGAGGCATTTTAGAAGGAAAGCGTATTAG
- a CDS encoding DUF3789 domain-containing protein → MLMFIIGCFVGSILTVFIMSLMFVSKRADETSERHYRENEDKNNEM, encoded by the coding sequence ATGCTGATGTTCATCATAGGCTGTTTCGTGGGATCTATTCTTACTGTCTTTATCATGAGCTTGATGTTTGTGTCAAAACGAGCGGATGAAACAAGTGAGAGGCATTATCGAGAGAATGAAGATAAAAATAACGAGATGTAA
- a CDS encoding thioesterase II family protein, whose translation MKLITFAYAGGDGHVYYRMKNKFSKYGVDLLPYMYKGRGSRVDEGFYSSLFEVGLEASEFIMNNIDIEEDYMLLGHSMGSIVAFECYQQLVKIGCKLPKKIFFSGQYPPDKLNTIKYDLGNDSRLVYQLSKLGAITTELLYIPEFKEIFLPIIKNDLRLIEEYTFRVSQKIIVPTIILTGSQDEIRGEKVDGWSDHSTQKPTFIEIEGNHFFLFKQGINYDFLLIEIFKD comes from the coding sequence TTGAAACTAATTACGTTTGCATATGCTGGTGGGGATGGACATGTTTATTATAGAATGAAAAATAAATTCTCAAAATACGGTGTTGATTTACTACCTTATATGTATAAGGGAAGAGGCAGTAGAGTTGATGAGGGATTTTATTCATCATTATTTGAAGTAGGACTTGAAGCTTCAGAATTTATTATGAATAACATTGATATTGAGGAAGATTATATGCTTCTGGGTCATAGTATGGGAAGCATAGTTGCCTTTGAGTGTTATCAGCAACTGGTGAAAATAGGATGTAAATTGCCAAAGAAGATATTCTTTTCAGGCCAATATCCTCCTGATAAATTGAATACGATAAAGTATGATTTGGGAAATGATAGTAGATTAGTATATCAGTTATCTAAACTAGGAGCTATTACTACTGAATTACTATACATCCCTGAATTTAAAGAAATTTTTTTACCAATCATAAAAAATGATCTTCGTCTAATCGAAGAGTATACTTTTAGAGTTTCACAAAAAATTATAGTGCCAACAATTATTTTAACCGGAAGTCAAGATGAAATAAGAGGTGAAAAAGTGGATGGCTGGTCGGATCATTCCACTCAAAAACCTACATTTATAGAAATTGAGGGAAATCACTTTTTTCTATTTAAGCAAGGTATAAATTACGATTTTTTGTTAATTGAAATTTTCAAAGATTAG
- a CDS encoding sporulation initiation factor Spo0A C-terminal domain-containing protein: MENNLTILLVEDDEAECQAMSNYIESTTDVKLVGITKDSMQALEYFSSYQPDVIVLDLELHNGKGDGLSFLENMAQQKIDHKPFILVTTNNNSQIIHNQARKFGADFIIPKYKENYSAQNSVQFLRALKQSIQRSNKSNSVRSVSYNTPHTPQKPQEKMEKRLFSEFNHIGISPKMKGRKYLTNAVQILLEDPTSKVCFIIANKYSKTEASVSRAMQNAINNAWSSCNMDNLTKYYTAHIRSDKCVPTYMEFIHYYADKIKTDL, encoded by the coding sequence TTGGAAAATAATTTAACTATTCTATTGGTTGAAGATGATGAAGCTGAATGTCAAGCAATGAGTAACTACATAGAAAGCACTACTGATGTAAAATTAGTGGGAATTACTAAAGACAGTATGCAAGCACTTGAATATTTCTCTTCTTATCAGCCTGATGTCATTGTGTTGGATTTAGAATTGCATAATGGTAAAGGAGACGGTTTATCATTTTTAGAAAATATGGCTCAACAAAAGATTGATCATAAACCTTTTATTCTCGTTACTACTAATAACAATAGTCAGATTATTCATAATCAAGCTCGTAAATTTGGAGCGGATTTTATAATACCTAAATACAAAGAAAATTACAGTGCACAAAATAGCGTTCAGTTTTTAAGAGCACTTAAACAATCAATCCAACGCTCCAACAAGAGTAATTCCGTCCGCTCAGTCTCGTATAACACTCCTCATACTCCACAGAAGCCTCAAGAAAAAATGGAAAAAAGGCTTTTTAGCGAGTTTAATCACATTGGCATCAGTCCTAAAATGAAAGGACGTAAATATCTTACAAATGCAGTACAAATACTACTAGAGGATCCAACCTCCAAAGTGTGTTTCATAATAGCCAATAAATATAGCAAAACCGAAGCCAGCGTATCGCGTGCAATGCAAAATGCAATTAATAATGCTTGGAGTAGTTGTAATATGGACAATCTGACCAAGTATTACACAGCACACATTCGTTCCGATAAGTGTGTTCCAACATACATGGAATTTATCCATTATTATGCTGATAAAATTAAAACTGATTTGTAA